The following proteins are encoded in a genomic region of Neorickettsia risticii str. Illinois:
- the virB11 gene encoding P-type DNA transfer ATPase VirB11, whose protein sequence is MQYTALNKYLEPLDALFQDSDVNEISINKPGEVWIEKKGEIMRSELPELDFQHLKGLAKLVAQATEQNVSGEFPLLSAALPNECRVQLVLPPVAEAGTVVISIRKPSSIQLSLADYEAMGAFEKLKCRDVPLDIDNRLRELLKGGDVKSFLELAIKEKKNIIISGGTSTGKTTFTNSLLHEIPTYERIITVEDAREVVLSKHPNRVHLVASKGGQGRANVTAQDLIEACLRLRPDRIIVGELRGAEAFSFLRAINTGHPGSISTLHADAPKMAIEQLKLMVMQAGLGIPPEQIKEYIMNVVDVIVQLKRAGHGKRFVSEILLTKDLLEVGN, encoded by the coding sequence ATGCAATACACAGCTCTGAATAAATATCTGGAGCCCTTGGATGCGCTATTTCAGGATAGCGATGTCAATGAGATCTCGATCAATAAACCTGGGGAGGTGTGGATCGAAAAGAAGGGTGAGATTATGAGATCTGAACTTCCTGAGCTTGACTTTCAACATCTTAAAGGACTTGCGAAATTGGTTGCTCAGGCCACCGAGCAAAATGTCAGTGGAGAGTTTCCACTTCTCTCTGCTGCTTTGCCGAATGAGTGCCGGGTTCAGTTGGTTTTGCCACCTGTTGCAGAAGCTGGGACGGTTGTAATTTCAATAAGGAAGCCTAGCAGCATACAACTGTCTCTTGCTGATTATGAAGCAATGGGCGCATTTGAGAAACTTAAGTGTCGTGATGTTCCACTTGATATAGATAATCGTCTCCGCGAGCTTCTGAAGGGTGGTGATGTAAAAAGTTTCCTCGAACTTGCAATAAAAGAAAAAAAGAACATCATCATCAGTGGTGGTACATCGACCGGTAAGACGACTTTTACCAATAGCCTGCTTCACGAAATACCGACTTATGAGAGGATTATTACGGTCGAAGATGCGCGAGAGGTAGTGTTGTCTAAGCATCCGAATAGGGTGCATTTAGTTGCTTCAAAGGGTGGACAAGGTCGTGCTAATGTTACAGCTCAAGATCTGATAGAAGCATGTTTGCGCCTTCGTCCTGACAGAATTATAGTTGGTGAATTAAGGGGTGCAGAGGCTTTTAGTTTTCTTAGGGCTATTAATACAGGGCATCCAGGCTCGATTTCCACTTTACATGCGGACGCTCCGAAGATGGCTATAGAACAACTGAAACTTATGGTAATGCAGGCCGGTTTAGGAATTCCTCCTGAGCAAATTAAGGAATATATAATGAATGTGGTAGATGTTATTGTTCAGCTCAAAAGAGCGGGCCATGGGAAGAGATTTGTTTCCGAGATCTTGCTTACCAAGGACCTGCTTGAGGTTGGTAATTGA
- a CDS encoding glycerol-3-phosphate acyltransferase: MDYLAFIIFVYVIAAIPFGRCISACFGVDICTRGSGNIGATNMTRVMGLSFGSVVFALDFLKAAIPVFLATQCCSDMFASTVGFVAVFAHVFSVYMAFKGGKGVAPMMGVYFVLVPLVFIVAVCTWGIFFVLFRQPFISSLIACFIGAVCSCALLELYVFLPILAGTVLIFIKHTTNVREFLQAR, translated from the coding sequence ATGGACTACCTTGCCTTCATAATTTTCGTTTACGTTATTGCAGCGATCCCTTTTGGTCGGTGTATATCTGCTTGTTTTGGAGTTGATATCTGTACTAGGGGATCAGGTAACATTGGTGCGACGAACATGACCCGAGTAATGGGGTTAAGTTTTGGTTCGGTTGTCTTTGCTCTGGACTTTTTGAAGGCAGCTATTCCAGTTTTCTTAGCAACCCAGTGTTGTAGTGATATGTTTGCATCTACAGTGGGTTTTGTTGCAGTTTTTGCTCATGTTTTTTCTGTTTACATGGCATTTAAAGGTGGTAAGGGAGTTGCACCAATGATGGGTGTTTACTTTGTTTTGGTCCCGCTAGTTTTCATTGTTGCTGTATGCACGTGGGGGATCTTTTTTGTTTTGTTTAGGCAGCCCTTCATTTCCTCTTTGATTGCCTGTTTTATTGGTGCTGTGTGTTCTTGTGCTTTGCTGGAGCTCTACGTATTTTTGCCGATACTTGCCGGAACAGTGCTCATTTTTATAAAGCATACAACCAACGTTCGTGAGTTCCTCCAGGCCAGATAG
- a CDS encoding TrbI/VirB10 family protein, whose product MGFFFAYKFFSNESQKEDTHSPARETQVEERVVPDKEIKTDTKEDFLVPKDDVTPVLLPPKMSDLPKLPAIPVPAIPEKPPVIPSKPAVGPSLPSFFPPPPSSASSAMDPPGKVSSGVNKYNRSTPMIAFGGGGVTSSEGQSSGISISDPASLLDPSKLGELRRSLQQRDTTAPEDKELTRTPGQIVAGYVGDLDYVLTEGKMLDAVLETAVNTDLKAKVRAVVSRDVFSESGNQILIPKGSRLIGSYSTDISFTQSRVDITWSRIILPNGIDINLGGFNGVDSLGRAGVRGTVNNKVSNVMSTSILLATARVASGMIVDRIMGPSKSQMSAPKKRPSLKDENDDDSKVKGSPGAIIAVQAIQDASKQVTDYVKRTADVNPTITVNQGTRLKVFVNQDMVFPRAAFQEYKMLN is encoded by the coding sequence TTGGGTTTTTTTTTTGCATATAAGTTTTTTTCCAACGAGTCACAGAAGGAAGATACACATAGTCCAGCGAGAGAAACTCAGGTTGAAGAAAGGGTTGTCCCGGATAAGGAGATAAAAACCGATACGAAGGAGGATTTTCTCGTGCCAAAGGATGATGTCACGCCTGTGCTTCTTCCGCCAAAGATGTCTGATCTTCCAAAGTTACCTGCAATACCTGTTCCTGCTATACCAGAGAAGCCTCCTGTTATTCCATCTAAGCCTGCAGTTGGGCCGTCTCTTCCGTCATTTTTTCCTCCGCCACCTAGCTCTGCGTCCAGCGCTATGGATCCACCTGGTAAGGTAAGTAGTGGCGTAAATAAATACAATAGAAGCACTCCCATGATTGCCTTTGGTGGGGGAGGGGTTACCTCTTCCGAAGGGCAGTCTAGTGGGATTAGTATTTCCGATCCAGCTTCTCTTCTTGATCCGAGTAAGTTAGGTGAGTTAAGGAGATCGCTTCAACAGAGAGATACGACTGCTCCTGAAGATAAGGAATTGACCAGGACGCCGGGGCAGATAGTTGCTGGGTACGTTGGGGATTTGGATTATGTGCTCACAGAGGGCAAAATGTTGGATGCTGTTCTTGAGACAGCTGTGAACACCGATCTGAAAGCGAAAGTGCGCGCGGTCGTGAGTCGGGACGTCTTTTCTGAATCAGGTAACCAGATTTTAATTCCTAAAGGCTCAAGGCTTATAGGTTCATACTCAACAGACATTTCTTTTACGCAATCCAGAGTTGATATAACGTGGTCGCGTATCATTCTCCCTAACGGAATAGATATAAATCTGGGTGGCTTTAATGGTGTGGATTCGCTTGGTAGAGCTGGGGTGAGAGGGACTGTGAATAACAAAGTTTCTAATGTTATGAGTACATCTATCCTCCTTGCTACAGCTAGGGTAGCGAGCGGTATGATAGTAGATAGGATAATGGGTCCGAGTAAAAGTCAGATGAGTGCTCCTAAAAAGAGGCCGTCACTGAAGGATGAAAATGATGATGACTCGAAGGTGAAAGGTTCTCCGGGTGCGATTATTGCTGTGCAAGCTATTCAAGATGCTTCAAAGCAAGTGACGGATTATGTCAAGCGCACGGCTGACGTGAACCCAACAATTACTGTGAACCAGGGCACAAGGCTTAAGGTATTCGTAAACCAGGACATGGTCTTTCCGAGAGCTGCGTTTCAAGAGTACAAAATGCTTAACTGA
- a CDS encoding 3'-5' exonuclease gives MASGDIQCYSEKELVQFFFDHVCKSLPRLVSFNGRTFDLPVLKYRAMRYGVVARNFYHSGDKWNSYNNRYSVNWHTDLIDLLSEYGVSARVKMSEVCTALGLPGKLGIDGAQVTAMYDAGRITEIRNYCEIDVLNTYLIYLTVLRHQGTVSEESYARNLHELMRYLERNERDNPSYLPFLRSLKGSEIVRF, from the coding sequence ATTGCTTCTGGAGATATTCAGTGCTACAGCGAAAAAGAATTAGTACAGTTCTTTTTTGATCATGTATGCAAGTCACTACCTAGGCTCGTTTCTTTCAATGGTAGGACTTTCGATCTTCCTGTCTTAAAATACCGCGCGATGCGTTATGGCGTTGTTGCTCGTAATTTTTATCATTCCGGTGATAAGTGGAACAGTTACAATAACAGGTATAGCGTGAATTGGCACACCGACCTGATTGATTTGCTTTCTGAGTATGGAGTTTCAGCCAGGGTCAAGATGAGTGAAGTCTGCACAGCGCTCGGATTACCCGGAAAACTTGGTATCGATGGTGCGCAGGTTACGGCTATGTATGATGCTGGAAGAATCACAGAAATTAGAAATTATTGTGAGATAGATGTTTTGAATACTTACTTGATCTACTTAACTGTACTCAGGCACCAGGGGACGGTTTCAGAGGAGAGTTACGCAAGAAACCTACATGAGTTGATGCGCTATCTCGAAAGAAATGAAAGGGATAATCCTAGTTATTTGCCTTTTTTACGATCTCTTAAGGGAAGTGAGATAGTGCGTTTTTAA
- a CDS encoding type IV secretory system conjugative DNA transfer family protein — translation MRQLRNIVTIFFLLAFIFALALYMSAAIFVVAVWGIEHLNFRDLQPSLDRFPTRLWPTIFVYISDLFKNWDAWAPAVKIKLAVSLGIPFGILGVVFYMLRAPIIEWRPFKKKESVHGDARWATEREIRKIGLRSRKGILLGKDKKGFLIAGGFQHALLFAPTGSGKGVGFVIPNLLFWEDSVVVHDIKLENFSLTSGYRKKMGQKVYCWSPADPDGKSHCYNPLDWVSSKPGQMVDDVQKIANLLMPEQDFWVNEARSLFLGVVLYILAVPEKVKSFGEVVRVMRSDDVTYSLAVALDTMGKKIHPVAYMNIAAFLQKADKERSGVISTMNSSLELWANPLIDTTTATSDFNFMKFKKELTTVYVGLTPDNLTRLQPLMQVFYQQATEFLCRHLPQKDEPYGVLFMMDEFPTLGEMEQFKTGIAYFRGYNVRLFLIIQDTEQLKGIYEEAGMNSFLSNSTYRITFAANNIETANLISQLVGNKTVAQESLNKPKFLDLNPASRSLHISETQRALLLPQEVIMLPRDQQILLIESTYPIKSKKIRYYEDTFFTKKILDPISIPTQEPFDPKKFEEKMRKEREAKELEENAPLAIDEDQALLEDESLLDDSDYEDGDFEDLDEEEDLSDFLDDTDEENEENMA, via the coding sequence ATGAGACAACTTAGGAATATTGTAACGATATTTTTTCTGCTGGCGTTCATTTTCGCCCTGGCCCTTTACATGTCAGCGGCTATTTTTGTGGTTGCAGTTTGGGGAATAGAACACCTCAACTTTCGTGATTTGCAGCCATCTTTGGACAGGTTTCCTACACGTCTTTGGCCGACAATTTTTGTCTATATAAGTGATCTTTTCAAGAATTGGGACGCTTGGGCCCCAGCTGTAAAGATAAAACTTGCTGTCTCGTTAGGCATTCCATTTGGAATACTTGGAGTCGTCTTTTATATGCTTCGTGCACCGATTATTGAGTGGCGTCCATTCAAAAAGAAAGAATCTGTGCATGGTGATGCAAGGTGGGCAACAGAAAGGGAAATAAGAAAAATCGGACTTAGAAGCCGTAAAGGGATACTGCTTGGTAAAGATAAGAAAGGTTTCCTCATTGCAGGGGGGTTTCAGCATGCTTTACTATTTGCTCCAACTGGTTCTGGGAAGGGTGTTGGTTTTGTTATCCCAAATCTTCTCTTCTGGGAAGATTCTGTTGTTGTTCACGATATCAAACTTGAGAACTTCAGCTTAACTAGCGGTTATAGGAAAAAGATGGGGCAGAAGGTCTACTGTTGGAGTCCAGCTGACCCAGATGGTAAAAGTCACTGCTATAATCCGTTGGATTGGGTTAGTTCGAAACCTGGGCAGATGGTGGATGATGTTCAAAAAATCGCTAACCTCCTAATGCCCGAACAGGATTTCTGGGTGAATGAAGCCCGAAGTCTTTTTCTGGGAGTAGTGCTGTACATCCTTGCGGTACCGGAAAAGGTAAAGTCCTTTGGAGAGGTAGTAAGAGTGATGAGAAGCGATGATGTTACATATAGTCTCGCTGTTGCATTAGACACAATGGGTAAAAAGATTCACCCAGTTGCCTATATGAACATTGCTGCTTTTCTTCAAAAGGCGGATAAGGAAAGATCTGGTGTGATATCGACAATGAACTCCTCGCTTGAATTGTGGGCAAACCCGCTTATTGATACCACGACAGCTACTAGTGACTTTAATTTTATGAAGTTCAAAAAAGAGCTTACCACCGTATACGTCGGTCTTACGCCGGATAACTTGACGAGGTTACAGCCGCTCATGCAGGTTTTTTATCAACAAGCAACTGAGTTTTTGTGTAGGCATCTTCCACAGAAAGATGAACCGTATGGTGTTCTATTTATGATGGATGAGTTCCCTACTCTTGGTGAGATGGAACAGTTTAAAACTGGTATCGCATATTTTCGTGGGTACAACGTCCGTCTGTTTCTTATCATTCAAGATACGGAGCAGTTAAAAGGTATCTACGAAGAAGCAGGAATGAACTCTTTTCTCTCGAACTCTACCTACAGAATTACTTTTGCTGCAAACAACATAGAAACGGCAAATTTAATTTCCCAGTTGGTTGGGAATAAGACAGTTGCACAGGAATCGCTTAACAAACCGAAGTTTCTTGACTTGAATCCTGCATCGAGGTCGCTGCATATTTCTGAGACTCAGCGTGCGCTTCTGTTGCCTCAGGAGGTGATAATGTTGCCGCGTGATCAGCAGATTCTATTAATTGAATCTACCTACCCTATCAAATCAAAAAAGATACGGTACTACGAAGATACTTTTTTCACGAAAAAAATTCTCGATCCTATTTCTATCCCGACCCAAGAACCATTTGATCCAAAAAAATTTGAAGAAAAGATGCGTAAGGAAAGGGAGGCTAAGGAATTAGAGGAGAATGCTCCATTGGCTATAGATGAAGATCAAGCGCTTCTCGAGGACGAGTCTCTTTTAGATGATTCTGATTACGAAGATGGAGACTTTGAGGATCTAGATGAAGAAGAGGATTTGTCCGATTTTTTAGATGACACGGACGAAGAGAACGAAGAAAACATGGCATGA
- a CDS encoding glutamate--tRNA ligase: MDVVTRFAPSPTGNLHIGGLRTAVFNFLYARRYGGKFLLRIEDTDLARSNTAYLDSILQGLKWLSLSHDVLVYQSVNVNRHREVALELLNRGKAYHDNGAVRLKVNHDETVKFSDLILGEISVDGDSINDVVILRSDGSPTYMLAVVVDDHDMGITHIIRGSDHITNTFTQKLIYEGMGWSLPEIAHIPLIHNTHGAKLSKRDGAVDVIDYRTAGILPEAMFNYLLRLGWSHGDKEIFSIQEAIDLFDIAAVGKSPARFDREKLYSLNSHYISGLPIARIASEVRSLVREKIIVSDGAFIAFVELFRKKCSSIVELKDNLRFCWSTDLRLEVDRILLQEVLKLLENTDWGSSLQQILKEYISLSGFSAKEVYTNLRMALIGQEHSPSVVEIMQIFGKDIVLQKLHDSLK, from the coding sequence ATGGACGTTGTTACAAGGTTTGCGCCATCTCCTACAGGTAATTTGCATATTGGTGGTCTCAGGACTGCTGTATTTAATTTTCTCTATGCTAGAAGGTATGGTGGTAAATTCCTTCTCAGAATTGAGGATACTGATTTAGCTAGGTCGAATACGGCTTATCTAGATTCAATTTTGCAGGGCCTTAAATGGCTTTCACTTTCTCATGATGTGCTTGTGTACCAATCTGTCAATGTTAATAGGCATAGAGAAGTTGCACTTGAGCTTTTGAATCGGGGTAAGGCTTATCATGATAATGGTGCGGTGCGCCTTAAAGTAAATCACGATGAGACAGTAAAGTTTTCCGATTTGATTTTAGGTGAGATTTCAGTTGATGGTGATAGCATCAATGATGTCGTGATTCTCAGGTCGGATGGGAGCCCAACCTACATGCTTGCAGTGGTTGTTGATGATCACGATATGGGCATAACTCACATAATAAGGGGTTCTGATCATATTACGAATACTTTTACCCAAAAACTAATATATGAAGGCATGGGTTGGTCTTTACCAGAGATTGCTCATATACCGCTAATACACAATACACATGGTGCTAAGCTCTCAAAGAGGGACGGCGCTGTCGACGTAATAGATTATAGAACTGCAGGTATACTTCCTGAAGCGATGTTCAATTATTTGCTTAGGCTAGGATGGAGTCATGGTGATAAAGAAATATTCTCCATACAGGAGGCTATAGATCTTTTCGATATCGCAGCAGTTGGCAAATCTCCTGCTCGCTTTGACCGTGAAAAACTTTACAGCCTTAATTCTCATTACATCAGTGGATTACCAATTGCGAGAATAGCCTCAGAGGTTCGGAGTCTTGTTAGAGAAAAAATAATAGTTTCTGATGGTGCGTTCATTGCATTTGTTGAACTGTTTAGAAAAAAGTGTTCCTCAATTGTTGAATTGAAAGATAATCTCCGGTTTTGTTGGTCTACTGATTTGCGTCTCGAGGTAGATAGGATTTTGCTGCAGGAGGTACTAAAACTACTGGAAAATACCGATTGGGGTTCCAGTTTACAGCAAATTTTGAAAGAGTATATTTCTCTTTCTGGATTTTCTGCTAAAGAGGTCTATACGAATCTGAGGATGGCTTTAATAGGGCAAGAACACTCCCCTTCCGTGGTGGAAATTATGCAAATCTTTGGTAAGGACATTGTTCTTCAAAAGTTGCACGACTCTCTCAAATGA
- a CDS encoding virB8 family protein, with protein MVRFFKSKSEAKQKVAHWYEEHIGRVTLQRNFLVVMNLGVIVALMLVVFALFAVSSSRTIEPFVIEVSKKTGTIARVNPATVKEYSANRAITNYFVTQYVKAREVFHPATYRYDYYTTVRVFSDPRLYTMFKGSLSLSNPTSPLNLYANVADSKYEVRSIRHLDSDTVQMRITIRFVSSDGGVSVTNKIVSVRYSYMDLDLSEEDRRLNPLGFVVVSYQVDDDHS; from the coding sequence GGAGCACATAGGGCGGGTTACTCTGCAAAGGAACTTTCTTGTGGTGATGAACTTGGGGGTCATAGTGGCCCTCATGTTAGTTGTTTTTGCTTTATTCGCGGTTAGTAGTTCAAGAACGATAGAGCCTTTCGTGATCGAGGTTTCCAAGAAAACCGGAACCATAGCACGCGTCAATCCTGCTACGGTAAAGGAATATTCTGCAAACAGGGCAATAACGAATTATTTTGTTACGCAGTACGTAAAGGCAAGGGAGGTTTTTCATCCTGCAACGTATCGTTACGATTACTACACTACAGTGAGGGTATTTTCAGATCCTCGCCTTTATACGATGTTTAAGGGATCTCTCTCCTTGAGTAATCCTACAAGTCCACTCAACTTATATGCTAATGTAGCGGATTCTAAATACGAAGTTCGCTCCATAAGACATCTAGACAGTGATACGGTTCAGATGAGAATTACTATAAGATTCGTAAGTAGTGATGGCGGGGTGAGTGTCACAAATAAGATTGTGTCTGTCAGATACAGTTATATGGACCTTGATCTTTCAGAAGAGGATAGGCGCCTCAATCCTCTTGGTTTTGTTGTTGTTTCTTATCAGGTAGATGATGATCATTCGTGA
- the virB9 gene encoding P-type conjugative transfer protein VirB9 — protein MMIIRELFFVVFFALFCTRAHALEHDPRIRTLVYSESTIFRVDTSYGYQSFIKFSDKEKIKTIALGNSVGWSVNPVGEKIFLRPLEKGLSTNMVVVTDKRTYVFDLLSASEDDEKKRKVSETNYMVRFHYPDEVSSDASSMGELSVGGKLYELDYSSLRRNYSFSGKADFELKEVMNNLGLTFFKFEGSNIPRIFIVNADRSETRARMWRFKDYMVIEGVHKKLHLRYKDSMLEVVNNDLE, from the coding sequence ATGATGATCATTCGTGAGTTGTTTTTTGTTGTGTTTTTCGCACTTTTCTGCACGCGAGCACATGCCCTAGAGCATGATCCGCGTATACGAACTCTTGTCTATTCGGAGAGCACAATCTTCCGGGTGGATACGAGTTATGGATATCAGTCTTTTATAAAGTTTTCTGATAAGGAGAAAATCAAAACAATAGCTCTTGGCAACAGTGTTGGTTGGAGTGTAAATCCTGTGGGTGAAAAAATATTCCTGAGACCTCTTGAAAAGGGACTTTCAACGAACATGGTTGTAGTTACTGATAAGCGTACTTACGTGTTTGATTTGCTTAGTGCCTCCGAAGATGACGAGAAAAAAAGGAAAGTGAGTGAGACTAACTATATGGTAAGGTTTCACTATCCTGATGAGGTCTCCTCGGATGCTTCAAGTATGGGTGAACTTTCTGTGGGGGGTAAATTATACGAATTAGATTATAGTTCTCTTCGTCGAAATTACTCTTTTAGCGGGAAGGCAGATTTTGAGCTCAAAGAAGTGATGAATAATCTTGGACTCACTTTTTTCAAATTTGAGGGAAGCAATATTCCTAGGATTTTCATCGTGAATGCAGATCGGAGTGAGACTCGAGCTAGGATGTGGCGGTTTAAGGATTATATGGTGATAGAAGGTGTGCATAAGAAATTGCATCTGCGTTACAAGGATTCCATGTTGGAAGTGGTGAATAATGATTTGGAGTAG